In Legionella israelensis, the genomic window CAAAATGAGAATTTACGATAGGCCTTTTTGAACGACGGACGCCAAGGCGATAAAAATCACTGAATAGCCCTATCAATTATTATCTTTTCTTGAAAGTACAACTAATTTAAAAAAACAGTTAGAACTTGAGGTAAGGAACGCACTATGTCAAGCCAATTACTTCTTATGCCATCAAAACATGTCTGAAATAATTACATATTTCCAACAGCTTCCTTTATACATTAGTGTGAGTGTATTTTTCGGACTCACCATTGTTATTTGGATAGCTGGGACTTTCTTAGTTTATTTAGTTGATGCCATTGCAGATAAAACCAAAATTGCTAAGGCCTTTTTAGGATTTGTCCTTTTAGCGGTCATTACAGAATTACCTGAAGTTGTCACCACAATGACAGCTGCTGCATCAAACAATGCTCAATTAGCACTTAATAATATGTTTGGTGGCATCAGCTTGCAAATGACGCTTTTAGTTCTTGCAGATATTTTAATTGCTCAAAAGACACTTACTTCCTTTCCTCGCAAGCCGACACCAGTAATTGAAGGTTTATTTCTAATTATCAGTAAGCGCTTAATTAACCTCACCTAGCAAAGTTCCTTCCCAACCTTGATACTCCGTTTATTTTTAACAACGGAGAAAATCAGCATGACAGACAATCCGAAAAGATCACGACGCGAATTTTGGCAATCTCATAATGACTCATGGGAAGTCAGTGGTTTAACCCAAGCTGTTTACTGTGAACAGCAAGGCATAAGTCATTCAGCGTTTTGTTATTGGCGAGGACGTCTTCGTCCTAAAGCTTCAAAAGCGCAGAGAACATCCCCTCATTTTCTAGCGGTTAAGTCAGCTGTTGAACCTACTTCGGCAAACACGCCCTATGAGCCGGCCATTCAGTTAATGTTGCCAAATGGTGTACGCCTTGGAATCAGCGGTCAGACCGACAAAGTCATTTTACGTGAAGTTTTAACGTTTGCAGGGGCGTTATAATGTTGCGCTTACCGGAAACGACAGCGATTTATGTTGCAACAACACCTGTTGATTTCAGAAAAGCCATTAATGGCTTGGCTGCCATGGTGATTGAGGAATTTGAATCGCCGGCGAACGATGGTTCTGTTTACGTTTTTTATAATCGTAGCCGTGACAGGGTTAAGTGTTTGTTTTGGGATAAGAATGGTTTTGTGCTTTATCACAAGCGCTTAGAGCGTGGAAAATTTAAGATGGAGAAGACGTCAACCCAGCTTGAAGCCATTACTCACCAACAGTTGGACTGGTTGTTGGCGGGGCTTGAATTTAAGTTGATGTCTGAATTTCCCATGCTTGATTTCAAGCATTATTTTTAAGTTAACTTCATGATTTTATTAAATTAAACCGTTACATTGCATGCTTATTTTGGTATAATAGTGCCCATTAAAACAACACAAATAATACCAACGATGAAACAACAATCTGACTTAACAGTAGAGCAATTACGCGAAGAAAATGCGCGTTTGTTGGCATTGTTGGCTCAGCAGGAAAGCACTATCGAAACGCTTCGCCACCAGCTGCACTTATTCCGTAATGCACGCTTTGGCCGCAAAAGCGAAAAAGGTGTCGTGCCGGAACAAATGGCATTGCAATTTGACGAAGCAGAGCCATCCAGTGAACAGGATGAATCGACTGTTGAGCCTT contains:
- the tnpA gene encoding IS66 family insertion sequence element accessory protein TnpA, yielding MTDNPKRSRREFWQSHNDSWEVSGLTQAVYCEQQGISHSAFCYWRGRLRPKASKAQRTSPHFLAVKSAVEPTSANTPYEPAIQLMLPNGVRLGISGQTDKVILREVLTFAGAL
- the tnpB gene encoding IS66 family insertion sequence element accessory protein TnpB (TnpB, as the term is used for proteins encoded by IS66 family insertion elements, is considered an accessory protein, since TnpC, encoded by a neighboring gene, is a DDE family transposase.), whose protein sequence is MLRLPETTAIYVATTPVDFRKAINGLAAMVIEEFESPANDGSVYVFYNRSRDRVKCLFWDKNGFVLYHKRLERGKFKMEKTSTQLEAITHQQLDWLLAGLEFKLMSEFPMLDFKHYF